Proteins from a single region of Antechinus flavipes isolate AdamAnt ecotype Samford, QLD, Australia chromosome 2, AdamAnt_v2, whole genome shotgun sequence:
- the LOC127547047 gene encoding uncharacterized protein LOC127547047 produces MVTFIRFLSTVDFLMSSKTMLMSKNLSTLLTFIRFLSSVDFLMYNKTMLMSKNFSTLVTFIRFLSSVDFLMSIKSSLASKSLSTLVTFIRFLPSVDSLMYSKSFSFYKSLSTLVTFIRLLPSVDSLMYSKSFPFYKSLSTLVTFIRFLPSVDSLMYSKSFLFYKSLSTLVTFIRFLPSVDSLMYSKSFPFYKSLSTLVTFIRFLSSVYYLMSSKTFLASKSLSTLVTFIRFLPSVDSLMIHKCSLLCKSLSTLITFIRFLSRVDSLMYNESFLFYKTFSTFVTSTMSLSKLGSFMCCTVFSPSEVTRSITCESLLRNFYNRMVQHCSSFLHFQSDLFFQKQRDKTANKKTNIAIRCTTQVISSE; encoded by the exons atggttacattcataagatttctctccactgtggattttctgatgtccAGTAAGACTATGCTTATGTCGAAAAACCTTTCCACACTGTtgacattcataaggtttctctccagtgtggattttctgatgtacaataagactATGCTTATGTCTAAAAACTTTTCCACACTGGtgacattcataaggtttctctccagtgtggattttctgatgtccATTAAGAGCTCCcttgcttctaaaagcctttccacattggttacattcataag gtttctccccagtgtggattctctgatgtacagtaagagcttttctttctataaaagcctttccacactggttacattcataaggcttctccccagtgtggattctctgatgtacagtaagagttttcctttctataaaagcctttccacattggttacattcataag gtttctccccagtgtggattctctgatgtacagtaagagctttcttttctataaaagcctttccacactggttacattcataaggtttctccccagtgtggattctctgatgtacagtaagagctttcctttctataaaagcctttccacattggttacattcataaggtttctctccagtgtgtatTATCTGATGTCCAGTAAAACCTTTcttgcttctaaaagcctttccacattggttacattcataaggtttctccccagtgtggattctctgatgatcCATAAGTGCTCCCTtttgtgtaaaagcctttccacactgattacattcataaggtttctctccagagtggattctctgatgtacaatgagagttttcttttttataaaaccttttcCACATTTGTTACATCCACAATGTCTCTCTCTAAGCTGGGTTCTTTCATGTGTTGCACAGTTTTCTCTCCAAGTGAAGTCACAAGATCCATCACCTGTGAATCGTTGCTTAGGAATTTCTACAACAGAATGGTTCAGCACTGCAGTAGTTTCCTTCATTTCCAGTCTGATCTCTTCTTCcaaaaacaaagagataaaacagcaaataagaaaacaaatatagcCATAAG GTGCACAACTCAGGTCATCAGCTCAGAATAG